The Papaver somniferum cultivar HN1 chromosome 3, ASM357369v1, whole genome shotgun sequence genome includes a region encoding these proteins:
- the LOC113355438 gene encoding uncharacterized protein LOC113355438 yields the protein MVMDTKISDGGSRSRKRKAGDDRDMVKENMSLPRRRKEMPCFRKVDLSESDFQRIVGKKIKVYWVGSRRWFTGRIESFDSKKKLHRILYNDGDVDNLYLLDERFELEVVTSEGFTLCSSLTTNSVNRELGSIDKKTSVGDSPAERVNKPVEKKGTEEVPCFQKVDLSRDDFKRIVGKRIKVYWDGSRRWFTGHIESFDSKKKLHRISYYDGDVGELCLPDERFELEVVTSEGFTLCSSLTTDSINRELGSAGKKTKVGDSLADSVNNKSVEKKVMKELACFRKVDLSESDFKRIIGKRIKVYWDGSRKWFTGRIESFDSRKKLHRILYNDGDVEKLNLLDERFELEVVTSEGFTLCSSLTTNSVNRELGFVGKKTSVGDSRADSVNKPVEKKATKEVACFQKVDLSESDFKRIIGKRIKVYWDGLRKWFTGRIESFDDKKKLHRILYSDGDVEELYLPDERFELEVLTSEGFTLCSRLRTNSIHKKHLGSAGKKTKVGDSLAGSVNRSVEKKDTKVSEKPYMALPEITRRRKELPSFRKVELNESDFDRIVGKRIKVYWGGSRRWFAGRLESFDNEKKLHRILYDDGDVDELNLLTERIELEVVKSEGFTLCSSLRKNSTNKEPGLVGKKTNVGDSFADSVNKSVEKIVTKVSEKPYMTLPEITRRRKEVPSFRKVELDESDFDRIVGKRIKVYWGGSRRWFTGRIDSFDNEKKLHWIFYDDGDVDELNLLIERIELEVVTSEGFTPCSSLKKKSTERS from the coding sequence ATGGTGATGGACACTAAGATTTCAGATGGTGGTAGTCGGTCAAGGAAACGAAAAGCTGGCGATGATAGGGATATGGTGAAGGAAAACATGTCATTGCCGCGACGGAGAAAGGAAATGCCATGCTTTCGGAAAGTTGATTTGAGCGAGAGTGATTTCCAAAGGATTGTTGGCAAGAAAATTAAGGTTTATTGGGTTGGATCAAGAAGGTGGTTTACTGGGCGTATTGAATCATTTGATAGTAAAAAGAAACTACACAGGATTTTGTATAACGATGGGGATGTGGATAATCTGTATCTACTGGATGAACGTTTTGAACTTGAAGTTGTTACGAGTGAGGGTTTCACTTTATGTTCAAGTTTGACGACAAATTCTGTTAACAGAGAGCTGGGTTCGATTGATAAGAAGACTAGCGTGGGAGACTCACCTGCAGAAAGAGTCAATAAACCAGTTGAAAAGAAAGGTACGGAGGAGGTGCCATGTTTTCAGAAAGTTGATTTGAGCAGGGATGATTTTAAAAGGATTGTTGGGAAGAGAATTAAGGTTTATTGGGATGGGTCAAGAAGGTGGTTTACTGGGCATATTGAATCATTTGATAGTAAAAAGAAACTACACAGGATTTCGTATTACGATGGGGATGTGGGGGAATTGTGTCTACCGGATGAGCGTTTTGAACTTGAAGTTGTTACGAGTGAGGGTTTCACTCTGTGTTCAAGTTTGACGACAGATTCTATTAACAGAGAGCTGGGTTCAGCTGGTAAGAAGACTAAAGTGGGAGACTCACTTGCAGACAGTGTCAATAATAAATCAGTTGAAAAGAAAGTTATGAAGGAGTTGGCATGTTTTCGGAAAGTTGATTTGAGTGAAAGTGATTTTAAAAGGATAATTGGGAAGAGAATTAAGGTTTATTGGGACGGATCAAGAAAGTGGTTTACTGGGCGTATTGAATCATTTGATAGTAGAAAGAAACTGCACAGGATTTTGTATAACGATGGGGATGTAGAGAAATTGAATCTACTGGATGAACGTTTTGAACTTGAAGTTGTTACGAGTGAGGGTTTCACTCTGTGTTCAAGTTTGACGACAAATTCTGTTAACAGAGAGCTGGGTTTTGTTGGTAAGAAGACTAGCGTGGGAGACTCACGTGCAGACAGTGTCAATAAACCTGTTGAAAAGAAAGCTACGAAGGAGGTGGCATGCTTTCAGAAAGTTGATTTGAGTGAGAGTGATTTTAAAAGGATTATTGGGAAGAGAATTAAGGTTTATTGGGATGGATTAAGAAAGTGGTTTACCGGGCGTATTGAATCATTTGACGATAAAAAGAAACTACACAGGATTTTGTACAGCGATGGGGATGTGGAGGAATTGTATCTACCGGATGAGCGTTTTGAACTTGAAGTTCTTACGAGTGAGGGTTTTACTTTATGTTCAAGATTGAGGACAAATTCTATACACAAAAAACATCTGGGTTCGGCTGGTAAGAAGACTAAAGTTGGAGACTCACTTGCAGGCAGTGTCAATAGATCAGTTGAAAAGAAAGATACGAAGGTGTCAGAGAAGCCATACATGGCACTACCAGAGATAACCCGTCGGAGAAAGGAGTTGCCATCCTTTCGGAAAGTTGAGTTGAACGAGAGTGATTTTGACAGGATTGTTGGGAAGCGAATAAAGGTTTATTGGGGAGGATCAAGAAGGTGGTTTGCTGGGCGTCTTGAATCATTTGATAATGAGAAGAAACTGCACAGGATTCTCTATGATGACGGTGATGTGGATGAATTGAATCTACTGACCGAGCGTATTGAACTTGAAGTTGTTAAGAGTGAGGGTTTCACTCTATGTTCAAGTTTGAGGAAAAATTCTACTAACAAAGAACCGGGTTTGGTTGGTAAGAAGACTAACGTGGGAGACTCATTTGCTGACAGTGTTAATAAATCAGTTGAAAAGATAGTTACGAAGGTGTCAGAGAAGCCATACATGACATTACCAGAGATAACACGTCGGAGAAAGGAGGTGCCATCCTTTCGGAAAGTTGAGTTGGACGAGAGTGATTTTGACAGAATTGTTGGGAAGCGAATTAAGGTTTATTGGGGAGGATCAAGAAGGTGGTTTACTGGACGTATCGACTCATTTGATAATGAGAAGAAACTGCACTGGATCTTCTATGATGACGGTGATGTAGATGAATTGAATCTACTGATCGAGCGTATTGAACTTGAAGTTGTTACAAGTGAGGGTTTCACTCCATGTTCTAGTTTGAAGAAGAAATCTACGGAGAGGAGCTAG
- the LOC113359099 gene encoding protein MAINTENANCE OF MERISTEMS-like: MLSRITSRFAQGKKMNNKKRKGKGPMEPEIDPNVGDLEVPDTGFDEDSEDETTPSVVSLDNYNCLEDSDKHASTDITYSSDPKFRYQHRGSLFSVIVYYKEITKHNPKIKYIIDKAGWGRLLAMEIGEASHPVIDYLVERWWDTTHTFHFPFGEMGFTPLDWVVLTGLSIGIGDDVPYNPVKYKFDYVREHVFPEIEEPLDYEDPPISGKKRPPAQWISDAITIKFLTTYFKEDILVAANLDDKLAEKVARAFFMYVLGNFFFSNAKNYIDAAWLAAFEDLNAVDMYDWGGPAFAKLYVALNASGRGQKSLSGPFQILDFWGYEYLGICRPCDPTSEEKWPRTSRWKAKKKTIDIVHCRNALNQLTADIVTWRPWESAIGVLDSDVGRRAVELSNKRVIFTWIGKVS, from the exons ATGTTGAGCAGAATAACGTCGAGATTTGCACAAGGAAAAAAGATGAATAATAAGAAACGCAAAGGTAAAGGTCCAATGGAGCCTGAAATAGACCCTAATGTTGGAGATTTGGAAGTTCCAGATACCGGGTTCGATGAAGATAGCGAAGATGAAACAACACCGTCCGTGGTATCCCTAGATAACTACAATTGCCTGGAAGATAGTGACAAACACGCTTCTACAGATATTACATATTCAAGCGATCCAAAATTCAGGTACCAACATCGTGGTTCACTCTTTTCGGTCATTGTTTATTATAAGGAGATAACAAAACATaatccaaaaattaaatacaTTATCGACAAGGCAGGATGGGGACGTTTATTAGCCATGGAAATAGGAGAAGCATCACACCCAGTGATTGATTATCTTGTTGAACGTTGGTGGGATACAACGCATACTTTTCACTTCCCTTTTGGTGAAATGGGATTCACGCCGCTTGATTGGGTAGTGTTGACAGGATTGAGTATTGGAATTGGGGATGATGTTCCGTATAACCCAGTCAAGTACAAATTTGATTATGTCCGTGAGCATGTTTTTCCAGAAATAGAAGAACCCTTAGATTATGAAGATCCCCCAATCTCTGGAAAAAAACGCCCCCCGGCACAGTGGATTTcagatgcaatcacaattaaattTTTGACTACGTATTTCAAAGAAGATATCTTGGTTGCAGCTAATTTGGATGACAAACTAGCAGAAAAAGTGGCGAGggccttttttatgtatgttttgggaaattttttcttttccaatgCAAAGAACTACATTGATGCGGcttggttagctgcttttgaggATCTAAATGCAGTTGATATGTATGACTGGGGTGGTCCTGCTTTTGCAAAATTGTATGTGGCACTCAACGCATCTGGTAGGGGACAGAAGTCATTATCTGGGCCgttccaaatattagat ttttggggatATGAATATCTGGGCATATGTAGACCGTGCGACCCAACTAGTGAAGAAAAATGGCCAAGAACTTCCCGGTGGAAAGCGAAGAAAAAGACTATCGATATTGTTCACTGTAGGAATGCGCTTAATCAGTTGACTGCAGACATCGTGACATGGAGACCGTGGGAATCCGCCAttggtgttcttgactctgatGTTGGTCGCAGGGCTGTGGAGCTTTCAAACAAAAGGGTTATATTTACTTGGATTGGCAAGGTCAGTTAG
- the LOC113360992 gene encoding uncharacterized protein LOC113360992: MWYLGERSWRQNHPTFGIPRNPPFKIGEASHEKAKLVKEAGWVDANMFVKAVSYNMYLRYWRHVTNFHQFVTKVDWVVELHGVDGDRVKHLIQRPAQHVPIPPPQQLSYPEAYNLVQEHADFNRAFREFVLYETEDRMIRLKAKDEVIRGLAARNNYLEDQMQFRMQQTPRPPIGFGSFSETIPPAVWAPVSQASTMSSVNPHPRMTFIPPRQTPSHTPTDE; encoded by the exons ATGTGGTACCTAGGAGAACGATCTTGGAGGCAAAATCATCCTACTTTTGGAATTCCTAGAAATCCACCATTTAAAATTGGCGAGGCCAGTCATGAGAAAGCAAAACTTGTGAAAGAAGCTGGATGGGTAGATGCAAATATGTTTGTGAAAGCTGTTTCATATAATATGTATCTGCGATATTGGCGACATGTAACTAACTTCCATCAATTCGTGACCAAAGTCGATTGGGTAGTTGAATTACACGGGGTTGATGGTGACCGTGTTAAACACCTTATTCAACGACCTGCTCAGCATGTACCtattccaccaccacaacaattATCATAC CCTGAAGCTTATAATCTGGTTCAAGAACATGCCGATTTTAATCGTGCGTTTCGCGAGTTTGTATTATATGAAACGGAAGACAGGATGATACGTTTAAAGGCAAAAGATGAAGTAATACGAGGCCTTGCAGCTCGTAACAATTACCTGGAGGATCAGATGCAATTCCGTATGCAACAAACGCCGCGTCCCCCTATTGGATTCGGCAGTTTTTCTGAAACTATCCCACCAGCGGTGTGGGCTCCAGTGAGTCAAGCATCAACAATGTCGTCTGTTAACCCCCATCCGAGAATGACGTTTATCCCACCACGGCAAACACCATCGCATACTCCTACTGATGAATAA
- the LOC113359100 gene encoding uncharacterized protein LOC113359100 translates to MTWSHTRIKIPRNREAGDILLWNDYFSDNPTYPANIFRRRFRMRRELFNRILADVVSRNPYFAQKRDACGILGLSPHQKVTAAIRMLAYGCAAYAIDEYLRIGETTVLEATRRFCKTIVVLYGKEYLRSPTAESGVYTAYKGSESIVLEAVVSHDLWFWHAFFGMPGSCNDINVMNRSYIFRKLINGKTPPVNFEVNGHAYDMGYYLGDGIYPQIATIVMAIKQPDTPKKYKFSSMQEGARKDVERGFGVLQQQFAIVKQPARMWNPDVLAYIMKTVIILHNMIVEDERLPGDWPHEYDSRSRSAPVNISRVGTEELSRMRAAHRRHAIHNKETHFRLRQDLIEHIWSNFGDNY, encoded by the exons ATGACATGGTCTCATACTCGTATAAAAATACCAAGAAATCGTGAAGCCGGAGATATACTTCTCTGGAATGACTACTTTTCTGACAACCCCACCTACCCAGCTAACATATTTCGTAGGAGATTCAGAATGCGGCGAGAATTGTTCAACCGAATATTGGCAGATGTGGTGTCTAGAAATCCTTATTTTGCTCAAAAAAGAGATGCTTGTGGCATTCTTGGATTATCCCCTCATCAGAAAGTAACTGCAGCAATCcgaatgttagcttatggatgtgcAGCATATGCAATAGATGAGTATTTACGCATTGGAGAAACCACCGTTTTAGAAGCAACCCGTCGGTTTTGCAAGACGATTGTGGTAttatatgggaaagaatatttacgCTCACCAACTGCGG AATCAGGAgtatacaccgcgtataaagggagtgaAAGTATTGTGCTAGAGGCAGTGGTGTCACATGATCTCTGGTTTTGGCATGcgttttttggtatgcccggctcCTGCAATGATATTAATGTAATGAATCGTTCTTATATTTTTCGAAAACTTATCAACGGGAAAACACCACCGGTGAACTTTGAAGTAAACGGGCATGCATATGATATGGGATATTATCTCGGTGATGGCATTTATCCACAGATTGCTACTATTGTGATGGCCATTAAACAACCAGATACAccgaaaaaatataaattttcatcgatgcaagagggagCACGGAAAGATGTAGAGCGTGGATTTGGTGTACTGCAACAACAATTTGCCATTGTCAAACAACCTGCACGAATGTGGAACccggatgtgcttgcctatataatGAAAACGGTTATtattttacataatatgatagtggaGGATGAGCGTCTTCCCGGTGATTGGCCACATGAATATGACTCACGTAGCAGGTCGGCACCGGTGAATATATCGAGGGTAGGTACTGAGGAACTTTCCAGAATGAGAGCTGCACATCGGCGTCATGCTATACACAATAAAGAAACACATTTTCGCTTGCGTCAAGATTTAATCGAACACATATGGTCAAATTTTGGAGATAATTATTAA
- the LOC113359101 gene encoding uncharacterized protein LOC113359101 — protein MAPRGPNFTIEEDTMICRIHLAISQDSATGTDQPERVLWSRIKDKLEEALPCKPKRTWTSIQSRFQGISRQVSLYSAKVLEVDGEYHSGWNEVSRVEEIRKRFKESNGNKKFKHEECYEILKDSIKYSGRSTFVFDSGQEMEDSQSGEENADIEETIPGESSDDLDIGDIENTRKRQLGKKAAKQLKKTGRAKSNAQEEMLEDIIKEQQSFNEHYKAQSLMKMGQRQAEFEAIQAKSAAKFAAKQARQEKLDLKKEADDDLAIMLKDVSTLDTVTREYFELRKMEILQRKRNQS, from the exons ATGGCACCACGAGGTCccaattttacaatagaagaagataCAATGATATGTAGAATCCATTTAGCCATATCTCAAGATTCTGCTACCGGAACCGATCAACCAGAAAGAGTATTATGGAGTCGGATCAAAGATAAGTTGGAAGAAGCCCTGCCTTGTAAACCAAAACGTACTTGGACTTCTATCCAGAGTCGATTTCAGGGAATCAGTAGACAGGTTTCACTTTATTCTGCAAAAGTGTTGGAAGTTGATGGTGAATATCATAGCGGATGGAATGAAGTCTCGAGG GTTGAAGAGATAAGAAAGCGATTCAAAGAAAGTAATGGtaacaaaaaatttaagcacgaagagtgctacgaaATTCTAAAAGATAGTATCAAATATTCAGGACGGTCGACGTTTGTGTTTGATTCAGGCCAAGAAATGGAAGATTCTCAGAGTGGTGAGGAAAACGCTGATATTGAGGAAACAATTCCAGGCGAGTCCAGTGATGATCTAGATATTGGAGATATAGAGAACACACGTAAGCGTCAGTTGGGGAAGAAAGCAGCGAAACAActaaagaaaacagggagagcaaAATCCAATGCCCAGGAGGAAATGCTAGAGGATATAATTAAGGAGCAGCAAAGTTTCAATGAACATTACAAAGCACAATCACTAATGAAGATGGGACAGAGACAAGCTGAGTTTGAAGCAATACAAGCTAAGTCTGCGGCAAAGTTTGCGGCGAAACAAGCTAGGCAAGAAAAACTCGATTTAAAGAAAGAAGCGGACGATGACTTGGCCATAATGTTGAAGGATGTCTCTACATTGGACACTGTAACAAGagagtacttcgaacttcgaaagaTGGAAATACTACAACgcaaaagaaaccaatcttaa